In the genome of Bacillus sp. S3, one region contains:
- a CDS encoding alpha/beta fold hydrolase encodes MITKRITLPDATIAFVDEGEGDAIILLHGFCGSSGYWENVIQKLSTNCRVIAPDLPGHGNSSIDKEIFSIEDYADILKELLVQLNIQKVTMFGHSLGGYITLAFAEKYSDHLNGFSLVHSTAFPDSEEAKKGRVANVEKVQHEGMNSLIDGLIPKLFSPENVEQDYVKTAKEIGYATSPKGAISALTAMKNRPDRNNVLESTALPVLLIAGEQDQIIPAEKTFSVSRENIKQVVIKESGHMSMYENDEELISEMKKYLSSI; translated from the coding sequence ATGATAACAAAAAGAATAACATTACCAGATGCGACCATTGCGTTTGTTGATGAGGGCGAAGGGGATGCAATCATTTTGCTCCACGGTTTTTGCGGTAGTTCGGGTTATTGGGAAAACGTCATTCAAAAACTATCAACCAATTGCCGCGTGATTGCCCCAGACCTTCCAGGGCATGGAAATTCTAGTATTGATAAAGAAATTTTTTCGATTGAGGATTATGCGGACATTCTTAAGGAATTATTAGTTCAATTAAATATTCAAAAGGTTACAATGTTTGGCCATTCATTAGGGGGCTATATTACACTCGCCTTCGCTGAAAAATATAGTGACCATTTAAATGGATTCTCGCTTGTCCATTCCACTGCGTTTCCCGATTCGGAAGAGGCGAAAAAGGGCAGAGTGGCGAATGTAGAAAAGGTACAACATGAGGGAATGAATTCTCTCATTGATGGATTGATTCCGAAGCTGTTTTCACCCGAAAACGTTGAGCAGGATTATGTAAAAACAGCCAAAGAAATTGGGTACGCAACATCACCGAAGGGGGCCATTAGTGCATTAACAGCAATGAAGAATCGGCCTGATCGGAATAATGTATTGGAGTCCACTGCCTTGCCGGTATTATTAATCGCCGGAGAACAGGATCAGATTATTCCAGCAGAAAAAACCTTTTCGGTTAGCAGGGAGAACATCAAGCAAGTGGTAATAAAAGAGTCCGGACATATGAGTATGTATGAAAACGATGAGGAACTAATTTCTGAAATGAAGAAATACCTATCAAGTATTTAG
- a CDS encoding DUF1292 domain-containing protein: MSKIEVGEIFTISDESNEEQEVEVLGVMTIEGIDYVAVGFAEDVKQETDDDIDIFFLKVDEDGDFSAIESDEEFDKVSAAFDEMMDEEE; the protein is encoded by the coding sequence ATGAGTAAAATTGAAGTAGGAGAAATCTTTACGATAAGTGACGAGAGTAATGAGGAGCAAGAAGTAGAAGTACTAGGGGTCATGACGATTGAAGGAATAGATTATGTTGCTGTCGGTTTTGCCGAAGACGTGAAACAAGAAACGGATGACGATATTGATATTTTCTTTTTAAAGGTTGATGAGGATGGGGATTTCTCCGCCATAGAAAGCGATGAGGAATTTGATAAGGTTTCTGCTGCATTTGATGAAATGATGGATGAAGAAGAATAA
- a CDS encoding nucleoside recognition domain-containing protein — translation MSIQELYVEAQSLSTSKLRDDIVEHLYDRSHTLCREGISYTNSKRDTRTEKLDAIFTSPIFGFPIMIVLLGVLFYLTIAGANIPSSMLAEFFGFIEGYLTTFFAFLHAPDWLHGMLVLGLYRGTTWVISVMLPPMAIFFPSFALLENYGYLPRVAFNMDRLFKRVGAHGKQSLTMAMGFGCNAAAVISTRIIESPRERMLAILTNNFVPCNGRWGTLIVLASLFMAANFTGGLKSLVTTSVIVGIVLFGIIVTFFVSWVLSKTALKGIPTHYTLELPPYRKPKFFDTVIRSSLTKSWSVLVRAVKVAAPAAILTWVFANIYIGDISILMYAVEFLDPFGKLLGLDGYIMMAFILGLPANEIVLPILLMGYLSTGSLTEVNSLVDLKKIFLDHGWTWLTALNMMLFSLLHYPCGTTLLNIYKETKSKKWTFLAFLIPTVIAILVPLIITQTVRLLGIL, via the coding sequence ATGAGTATTCAAGAGCTTTATGTTGAGGCACAAAGTTTGTCAACGTCTAAGCTGCGAGATGACATTGTGGAACATCTATACGACAGGAGCCATACATTATGCCGCGAAGGAATTTCTTATACTAATTCAAAAAGGGATACTCGTACAGAAAAACTGGATGCGATATTTACTTCACCGATATTCGGTTTTCCGATTATGATTGTCTTGCTAGGTGTATTATTTTATTTAACCATTGCTGGAGCAAATATTCCCTCATCGATGCTAGCTGAGTTTTTTGGTTTTATTGAAGGATACTTAACCACGTTTTTTGCTTTCCTCCATGCACCGGATTGGCTTCATGGAATGCTTGTACTCGGTTTATACCGTGGAACGACCTGGGTGATCAGTGTGATGCTGCCGCCAATGGCAATTTTCTTCCCCTCTTTCGCCTTGCTTGAAAATTATGGTTATTTACCTCGAGTGGCCTTTAATATGGATCGATTGTTTAAAAGGGTTGGGGCACATGGGAAACAGTCGTTGACGATGGCCATGGGATTTGGCTGTAATGCCGCCGCCGTTATTTCCACACGGATTATCGAATCACCTAGGGAGCGGATGCTCGCCATTCTTACAAACAATTTTGTTCCATGTAATGGACGCTGGGGAACATTAATTGTGTTAGCATCCCTTTTTATGGCAGCCAATTTTACCGGGGGGCTAAAGTCCCTTGTTACCACAAGTGTGATTGTTGGCATTGTTCTCTTTGGAATCATTGTTACGTTTTTTGTCTCCTGGGTATTATCAAAAACAGCTTTAAAAGGAATTCCTACCCATTATACGTTAGAACTGCCGCCATACCGGAAACCTAAGTTTTTTGATACAGTGATCCGCTCATCATTAACAAAATCATGGTCCGTATTAGTCAGGGCGGTTAAAGTAGCTGCACCTGCAGCCATTCTCACCTGGGTGTTTGCAAATATTTACATCGGCGATATTAGTATTTTGATGTATGCGGTGGAATTTTTAGACCCGTTTGGTAAACTTCTTGGTCTTGATGGGTACATCATGATGGCGTTTATTCTTGGGCTGCCGGCAAATGAAATTGTCCTGCCGATCCTTTTAATGGGCTATTTGTCAACAGGGTCTTTAACAGAGGTTAACAGTCTGGTAGATTTAAAGAAAATTTTCCTAGATCACGGTTGGACATGGCTCACAGCATTAAATATGATGTTGTTTTCACTTCTCCATTATCCGTGCGGAACGACATTGCTGAATATTTATAAGGAAACGAAGAGTAAAAAGTGGACGTTCCTGGCCTTTCTTATTCCGACAGTGATTGCCATCCTCGTTCCCCTTATTATTACGCAAACAGTGAGATTGCTTGGTATCCTATAA
- a CDS encoding FeoB small GTPase domain-containing protein produces MGNEYRIALAGNPNTGKSTLFNALTGLRQHTGNWAGKTVSLAKGSLAFKEKTFHLIDLPGTYSLFSNSTDEEVARNYIVFEKPDVTLVVLDATSLERNFNLALQVLEMTKNVVVCINLIDVAEHQGIRINERLLTNRLGVPVIKISARNKKGFPMLLDTIDRIVTGAIECNPVQLKYPEEIEEKIRQIEPKVIEVVGNQISSRWVSLRLLDGDSTLLNEISKRLIREEVWE; encoded by the coding sequence ATGGGGAATGAGTACCGAATTGCCTTAGCGGGGAATCCGAATACCGGTAAAAGTACGTTGTTCAATGCCCTCACCGGACTTAGGCAGCATACAGGAAACTGGGCTGGAAAGACGGTTTCCCTTGCGAAGGGCAGTTTAGCATTTAAAGAGAAAACCTTTCATCTAATCGATTTACCCGGCACCTATTCGCTTTTTTCAAATTCAACGGACGAAGAAGTGGCGAGAAACTATATTGTTTTTGAAAAACCGGATGTGACACTTGTTGTGCTGGATGCCACCTCATTGGAGCGGAACTTCAATTTGGCGCTCCAGGTGTTAGAGATGACCAAAAATGTTGTGGTTTGCATTAATTTAATCGATGTCGCCGAACATCAGGGCATTCGTATTAATGAACGATTGTTGACCAATCGATTAGGGGTGCCAGTCATTAAAATTTCTGCCAGAAATAAGAAGGGATTCCCGATGCTTCTCGATACCATTGACCGGATTGTAACAGGGGCAATTGAATGTAATCCGGTTCAGTTGAAGTATCCTGAAGAAATCGAAGAAAAAATACGACAAATTGAACCTAAGGTGATTGAAGTGGTGGGAAATCAAATTTCTTCGCGCTGGGTTTCTTTAAGATTACTAGATGGTGATTCGACATTACTCAATGAAATTAGCAAACGACTGATTCGTGAGGAGGTTTGGGAATGA
- a CDS encoding ferrous iron transport protein A, translating into MDKPKIIQLVNGEKGNLIKIKSLHLDGVMRRRLLDLGFVKGAMVEVVRKSPLGDPIAFRVSQTTIALRKEESSRIEGELVSDGE; encoded by the coding sequence ATGGATAAACCTAAAATAATTCAATTGGTTAATGGGGAGAAGGGAAATTTGATAAAAATCAAGTCCCTGCATTTAGATGGGGTAATGAGAAGAAGATTATTAGATTTGGGATTTGTAAAGGGAGCAATGGTGGAGGTTGTCCGTAAAAGTCCATTGGGTGACCCAATTGCCTTTCGGGTCAGTCAAACAACCATTGCTCTCCGGAAAGAAGAGAGTTCTAGAATTGAAGGGGAGCTGGTATCTGATGGGGAATGA
- a CDS encoding ATP-dependent DNA helicase — translation MADKIHISVRSLVEHVYNSGSIDARFRTQSTLADGTRIHQKIQKTYRDGDQKEVFLKTEIAYDGLTFIIDGRCDGLLFHDGNVTIDEIKSITMPLDQMTGEGFPVHWAQANVYAYIYAKDHALPEISVQLTYVHIETEAKQYFNKKYTFSELELFVFNVVEGYAPYAKLQREHRNKRNESCKALAFPFETYRAGQRKLAGGVYKSIIDGKNLFAKAPTGIGKTISTLFPAVKAMGEGQLNRMFYLTAKTITRTTAEEAFSKMRSCGLHLNAVTITAKDKVCFKEETKCQKDYCEFADGYYDRINDAVLDILTNETAMTREVIESYARKYTVCPFEFSLDLAYTVDAIICDYNYIFDPRVSLKRLFEVQKKASILLVDEAHNLVDRGREMFSASLHKETFLQLKKDFKGVNKVIFEAASKLNASFISIKKIYGKNNEFILTHLDESFLEQLRQFIKDTEQCLRTDASQNLLEAYFMVNNFLKIVELLDEHYVIYGEKNKNDVIVKLFCIDPSKLLKQMGKGYSTKVYFSATLSPLPYYQDILGGEKEDYLLSIPSPFSKEQVDVFIKPLSTRFRDRERTKSPIVSIMQALTKKRPGNYLIFFPSYQYLLSVYEQFKEVNKETRTLIQTTGMSEAEREEFIAAFKPEQNETLLGFAVLGGIFSEGVDLIGDRLNGVVVVGVGLPQLCFERDLIKDHFNHQGKNGYDYAYVYPGMNKVLQAGGRLIRSETDHGTIVLVDDRFLQEQYQMLLPQEWKQFTLI, via the coding sequence ATGGCAGATAAAATTCATATATCCGTTCGATCTCTCGTTGAACACGTATATAACAGCGGCAGTATTGATGCCCGTTTCCGTACTCAGTCGACACTGGCAGATGGAACAAGGATTCACCAAAAGATCCAGAAAACCTATCGTGATGGTGATCAAAAAGAGGTTTTTCTTAAAACGGAAATTGCCTATGATGGCCTCACATTTATTATTGACGGCAGATGTGATGGTCTGTTATTTCATGACGGGAACGTCACAATCGATGAAATTAAGTCTATCACCATGCCGCTTGACCAAATGACGGGAGAAGGTTTCCCTGTACACTGGGCTCAAGCGAACGTGTATGCCTATATATATGCAAAAGATCATGCGCTGCCGGAAATCAGCGTACAGTTAACCTATGTCCATATCGAGACGGAAGCTAAACAATATTTTAACAAGAAGTATACTTTCTCAGAATTAGAGTTATTTGTTTTTAATGTGGTTGAAGGCTACGCCCCATATGCCAAGCTGCAGCGAGAGCACCGGAATAAACGAAATGAAAGCTGTAAAGCTCTGGCTTTCCCTTTTGAAACCTATCGAGCCGGGCAGCGAAAATTAGCTGGGGGCGTTTATAAATCTATTATAGATGGAAAAAATCTATTCGCCAAAGCGCCGACAGGAATTGGCAAGACCATTTCTACCCTTTTTCCAGCCGTTAAGGCAATGGGAGAAGGACAGCTGAATCGGATGTTCTATCTAACTGCCAAGACGATTACCCGAACGACTGCTGAGGAGGCATTTTCCAAGATGCGTTCCTGTGGCCTTCATCTAAATGCCGTCACAATTACGGCGAAGGATAAGGTATGTTTTAAGGAAGAAACGAAATGCCAAAAGGATTACTGCGAGTTTGCAGATGGCTATTATGACCGGATTAATGATGCCGTTCTCGACATTTTAACAAATGAAACGGCTATGACCCGCGAGGTTATCGAATCCTATGCCCGTAAGTATACAGTTTGCCCTTTTGAATTTTCGCTTGACCTTGCATATACGGTTGATGCGATCATTTGTGATTACAATTATATTTTTGACCCAAGGGTGTCATTAAAGCGGTTGTTCGAGGTGCAAAAGAAGGCAAGCATTTTATTGGTGGACGAGGCACATAATTTAGTTGATCGCGGCCGGGAGATGTTCTCAGCTTCTTTACATAAAGAAACGTTTCTCCAACTGAAAAAAGACTTTAAAGGCGTCAATAAGGTAATCTTTGAGGCGGCTAGTAAATTAAATGCCTCGTTTATTTCGATAAAAAAGATATATGGCAAGAATAATGAGTTTATCTTAACCCACCTAGATGAGTCTTTTTTAGAGCAACTCCGTCAATTTATTAAGGATACGGAGCAATGCCTTCGGACAGATGCTTCACAAAATCTATTGGAAGCGTATTTCATGGTAAATAACTTTTTGAAAATCGTTGAACTTCTCGATGAACATTACGTTATCTACGGAGAAAAAAATAAAAATGACGTGATTGTCAAACTGTTTTGCATAGATCCATCGAAACTCCTTAAACAAATGGGGAAAGGGTATAGTACTAAGGTGTATTTTTCCGCCACGCTTTCACCGTTACCCTATTATCAAGATATCCTTGGCGGGGAGAAAGAGGATTATCTACTATCCATCCCTTCGCCGTTCTCAAAAGAACAAGTCGATGTTTTTATCAAGCCATTATCGACTCGTTTCAGGGATCGGGAACGGACTAAGAGCCCGATTGTTTCGATTATGCAAGCATTAACTAAAAAAAGGCCAGGAAATTACTTGATTTTCTTCCCCTCCTATCAATATTTGCTATCTGTTTATGAGCAATTCAAGGAAGTAAATAAGGAAACCCGAACATTAATTCAAACGACGGGGATGTCGGAAGCAGAACGGGAAGAGTTTATAGCAGCCTTTAAGCCTGAGCAGAACGAGACCTTGCTTGGATTTGCCGTGCTTGGCGGGATTTTTTCCGAGGGTGTCGATTTAATCGGTGATCGTTTAAATGGAGTGGTGGTCGTGGGTGTAGGATTGCCACAGCTTTGTTTTGAACGAGACTTAATAAAGGATCATTTTAACCATCAGGGCAAAAATGGGTATGATTATGCCTATGTGTATCCAGGCATGAATAAGGTGTTACAGGCGGGCGGACGATTGATTCGCTCGGAAACAGATCATGGGACAATTGTCCTTGTTGACGACCGTTTTTTACAAGAGCAGTATCAAATGCTCTTGCCTCAAGAATGGAAGCAGTTTACACTCATTTGA
- a CDS encoding glutamate-5-semialdehyde dehydrogenase, giving the protein MSELIEKARKLKKAAKQMGMLSAVEKNEALAKMADHLLTEKEWIISENSKDIAAGKENGLSSSLLDRLLLTEERIEQIVDGVRQLIQLEDPVGETIEAWERPNGLQIETVRVPLGVIGMVYEARPNVTVDAGSLCLKAGNAVLLRGSSSAIHSNKALVHVMRGALAGTAIPEDAVQLLEDTSRETAAEMFKLNEYLDVLIPRGGAGLIQTVVQNATVPVLETGVGNCHVFIDATAKQNMGIEIAINAKLHRPSVCNAAETLLIHEEWPYISELLHALHENGVELRGSEELVSSYSIVKPASEEDWQSEFLAPILAVKLVNDVTEAIEHIDEFGTKHSEAIITENQENVSLFFKAVDAAVLYHNASTRFTDGEQFGYGAEIGISTQKLHARGPMGLKALTTSKAIVQGTGQIRS; this is encoded by the coding sequence ATGAGTGAATTAATAGAAAAGGCAAGAAAATTAAAAAAGGCTGCAAAACAGATGGGGATGCTGTCAGCTGTTGAGAAAAATGAGGCGTTAGCGAAAATGGCTGACCATTTATTAACCGAAAAAGAATGGATAATAAGCGAGAATTCAAAGGATATTGCGGCGGGGAAAGAAAATGGTCTGTCGTCGTCTCTTTTAGATCGATTACTGTTAACTGAAGAAAGAATCGAACAAATTGTTGATGGCGTTCGTCAATTAATTCAGTTAGAAGATCCAGTTGGTGAAACCATCGAGGCGTGGGAACGGCCAAACGGGCTGCAAATTGAAACCGTTCGGGTGCCGCTTGGAGTAATTGGGATGGTATACGAAGCACGGCCAAATGTAACGGTTGATGCCGGAAGCTTATGTTTAAAGGCAGGAAATGCCGTACTTTTACGTGGCAGTTCTTCAGCCATTCACTCCAATAAAGCACTTGTTCATGTTATGCGCGGGGCACTGGCAGGGACGGCCATCCCGGAGGATGCGGTGCAGCTTTTGGAGGATACGAGCCGTGAAACTGCAGCAGAGATGTTTAAACTAAATGAATACTTGGATGTACTAATTCCACGCGGTGGTGCGGGTCTCATTCAAACAGTCGTTCAAAATGCTACTGTACCCGTATTAGAAACAGGTGTTGGCAACTGTCATGTGTTTATAGATGCAACAGCTAAACAAAATATGGGGATCGAAATTGCGATAAATGCAAAACTACATCGCCCATCGGTCTGCAATGCTGCCGAAACGTTACTGATTCATGAAGAATGGCCCTATATTTCAGAGCTCCTGCATGCCCTTCATGAAAATGGGGTTGAACTTCGCGGAAGTGAAGAGCTGGTTTCTAGCTATTCGATTGTTAAACCAGCATCTGAAGAAGACTGGCAATCTGAATTTTTAGCCCCGATTCTTGCGGTGAAACTCGTGAACGATGTGACAGAAGCGATTGAACATATTGATGAATTTGGTACAAAGCATTCTGAAGCAATCATTACCGAAAATCAAGAAAATGTTAGTTTATTTTTCAAGGCAGTAGATGCGGCGGTCCTTTATCATAATGCTTCGACACGGTTTACGGATGGGGAACAGTTCGGTTACGGTGCTGAAATTGGCATCAGCACGCAAAAACTGCATGCCCGCGGTCCAATGGGACTAAAAGCATTGACGACTTCGAAAGCAATTGTCCAGGGAACGGGGCAAATCCGCTCATAA
- the proB gene encoding glutamate 5-kinase yields the protein MKKQLVVVKIGSSSLTNASGTISEEKIRDHVEALAYLKAEGHEVILISSGAVAAGFGSLGYPARPKSTAGKQAAAAVGQGLLMQHYIQLFKKFEMVPAQILLTREDFYSQTRFQNLFSTIHELLQRGILPIINENDSVSIEELTFGDNDLLSALVSGFLHANALIILTDINGLYDGNPKISREAKKFNFIPEVSEDLLAVAGDSGSSVGTGGMKSKLAAAKKALSLGVSVFVGTGTGKEKLVDILAGKGDGTYIGGPFQTQMQMRKQWIAYHSQVGGVIEIDDGAEKAILFHGKSLLPVGVTNVIGEFNALDVVAVRNQKGKTVGKGQIYYSSNDLLKVKGLPSEQSKVYSINKKAEVIHRDNWVAVSKE from the coding sequence ATGAAAAAACAGCTTGTGGTTGTAAAAATTGGTAGCAGTTCGCTTACAAATGCTTCGGGGACGATTTCCGAGGAGAAAATCCGTGATCATGTGGAGGCACTCGCTTATTTAAAAGCCGAAGGGCATGAGGTCATTCTGATTTCATCCGGGGCTGTTGCGGCAGGATTTGGCTCTTTAGGGTATCCGGCGCGGCCAAAAAGTACAGCAGGAAAACAAGCGGCGGCTGCTGTCGGTCAAGGCCTGTTAATGCAGCATTATATTCAGCTGTTCAAAAAATTTGAGATGGTACCCGCGCAGATTTTATTAACCCGTGAAGATTTTTACAGTCAAACCCGGTTTCAAAACCTGTTCTCGACGATCCATGAACTGCTGCAACGAGGCATTTTACCGATAATAAATGAAAATGATTCGGTGTCGATTGAGGAATTAACCTTCGGGGATAATGACCTGCTATCAGCCCTTGTGAGTGGTTTTTTACATGCCAACGCTTTGATTATTTTAACGGATATTAATGGACTATATGATGGCAACCCGAAAATTTCCAGAGAGGCAAAGAAATTCAATTTCATCCCAGAGGTTTCAGAAGACCTGCTTGCAGTTGCCGGTGATAGCGGCTCATCCGTTGGAACCGGCGGTATGAAGTCGAAATTAGCTGCAGCGAAAAAAGCATTATCTCTTGGTGTCAGCGTCTTCGTTGGAACTGGAACCGGAAAAGAAAAGCTGGTTGATATATTGGCTGGAAAAGGGGATGGAACCTATATCGGCGGTCCATTCCAGACACAAATGCAAATGAGGAAGCAATGGATTGCCTATCATTCTCAAGTCGGCGGCGTGATCGAAATCGATGATGGGGCAGAAAAAGCAATTCTTTTCCATGGGAAAAGCTTACTCCCGGTAGGGGTCACCAATGTAATAGGTGAATTTAATGCTCTGGATGTCGTGGCAGTCAGAAATCAAAAAGGGAAAACGGTTGGAAAAGGACAAATTTATTATTCCTCCAATGATTTGCTAAAGGTAAAAGGATTACCAAGTGAACAGTCAAAGGTGTATTCCATAAATAAAAAGGCAGAAGTGATTCATCGTGATAATTGGGTCGCTGTGTCAAAGGAGTGA
- the wrbA gene encoding NAD(P)H:quinone oxidoreductase: MTNVKLAVIYYSMGGTNYQLSQWAAEGGKEAGAEVKILKVPELAPQSVIEGNPGWKAHVEATAHVPEVKLEDIEWADAIIFSVPTRFGNMPAQMKQFLDTCGGLWFNGKTVNKVVSAMSSAQNPHGGQEATILSLYTSMYHWGAIVAAPGYTDPVIFGSGGNPYGTSVTVGQDGKMIEDVQATVKHQAKRTVTIAEWVKKANQ; encoded by the coding sequence ATGACCAACGTAAAATTAGCTGTCATTTATTACAGTATGGGTGGAACGAATTATCAACTATCTCAATGGGCTGCAGAAGGTGGAAAAGAAGCTGGTGCAGAAGTAAAAATATTAAAGGTGCCTGAGCTTGCACCACAATCTGTAATTGAAGGTAATCCGGGCTGGAAGGCACATGTAGAGGCAACAGCACATGTGCCTGAAGTGAAATTAGAGGATATAGAGTGGGCTGATGCTATTATATTTAGTGTTCCTACCCGATTCGGCAACATGCCTGCACAAATGAAGCAATTCCTCGATACGTGCGGCGGCCTTTGGTTTAATGGCAAGACTGTGAATAAAGTTGTTAGTGCGATGTCATCGGCGCAAAATCCACATGGCGGTCAAGAAGCAACAATTTTATCACTCTACACCTCCATGTACCATTGGGGAGCGATTGTGGCAGCACCAGGTTATACGGATCCAGTCATTTTCGGTTCAGGAGGAAATCCATACGGCACAAGTGTTACCGTAGGTCAGGACGGGAAAATGATTGAAGATGTACAGGCAACGGTAAAACACCAGGCAAAACGGACCGTAACTATTGCTGAATGGGTAAAAAAGGCGAATCAATAA